The following coding sequences are from one Roseburia hominis A2-183 window:
- a CDS encoding AtpZ/AtpI family protein yields MKNQRKVFQSLTLILQFGLNMIVPIVMCTLLGAWLGKKYGMPIITVPLFIMGALAGFNNIFKMAKKIYGQGDEGKRDHVEKTK; encoded by the coding sequence ATGAAAAATCAGCGAAAGGTTTTCCAGTCTTTGACACTGATTCTGCAGTTTGGACTGAACATGATCGTGCCGATCGTGATGTGCACGCTGCTCGGTGCGTGGCTGGGGAAAAAATACGGAATGCCCATCATAACAGTGCCGTTGTTTATCATGGGCGCACTTGCCGGATTTAATAATATATTTAAGATGGCTAAGAAGATCTACGGACAGGGAGATGAGGGGAAGCGGGATCATGTTGAGAAGACTAAATGA
- the tnpA gene encoding IS200/IS605 family transposase — MANKSNDLAHTKWMCKYHIVFTPKYRRKIIYNQLKEDIRDILKQLCAYKGVEIIEGHLMPDHIHMLVSIPPKMSVSSFMGYLKGKSALMIFDRHANLKYKFGNRHFWSEGYYVSTVGLNETTIKKYIQDQEKYDIMQDKLSVKEYEDPFKG, encoded by the coding sequence ATGGCGAATAAGTCTAATGATCTCGCCCATACAAAATGGATGTGTAAATACCATATTGTATTTACTCCTAAGTATAGACGAAAAATTATTTATAATCAATTAAAAGAGGATATACGTGATATTCTGAAACAGTTATGTGCATATAAGGGCGTGGAGATTATTGAAGGGCATCTCATGCCTGACCATATTCATATGCTAGTAAGTATTCCGCCAAAGATGAGCGTGTCGAGTTTTATGGGATATTTAAAGGGAAAGTCAGCGCTTATGATTTTTGACAGACATGCAAATCTCAAATATAAATTTGGAAACAGACATTTCTGGTCAGAGGGATATTATGTCAGCACCGTAGGATTAAATGAAACGACAATAAAAAAGTATATTCAAGATCAAGAAAAGTACGATATTATGCAAGATAAATTAAGTGTGAAGGAGTACGAAGACCCTTTTAAGGGTTAA
- a CDS encoding deoxycytidylate deaminase, with amino-acid sequence MSGKRTDYISWDEYFMGVATLSGMRSKDPNTQVGACIVSEEHKILSMGYNGFPTGCSDDDFPWAREGEPLENKYFYTTHSELNAILNYRGGSLEGATMYVTLFPCNECAKAIIQAGIKRLVYDSDKYNGTPSTIASRKMLSAAGVDIQKYEHTGRTVTIQL; translated from the coding sequence ATGAGCGGAAAACGTACAGATTATATCAGCTGGGATGAATACTTTATGGGCGTTGCGACCTTGTCGGGGATGCGCTCCAAAGATCCGAATACACAGGTGGGAGCCTGCATTGTCAGTGAGGAGCACAAGATTCTTTCCATGGGATACAATGGCTTTCCGACGGGCTGTTCGGATGACGACTTCCCGTGGGCGCGCGAGGGCGAACCGCTTGAGAACAAGTATTTCTATACGACGCACAGCGAACTGAATGCGATTTTAAATTACCGCGGGGGAAGCCTTGAGGGCGCGACCATGTATGTCACGCTGTTTCCGTGCAACGAATGTGCCAAGGCAATCATCCAGGCAGGCATCAAGCGGCTGGTTTACGACAGCGACAAGTATAACGGGACGCCGTCAACCATCGCGTCGCGGAAGATGCTCTCTGCCGCAGGGGTGGATATACAGAAATACGAACATACCGGCAGAACCGTCACGATTCAGCTGTAG
- the upp gene encoding uracil phosphoribosyltransferase produces MSKVVVMDHPLIQHKIGIIRREETGSKDFRTLVSEIAMLMCYEATRDLKLTDVEINTPICKTTVKELKGKKLAVVPILRAGLGMVDGMLNMIPAAKVGHIGLYRDPETLEPVEYYCKLPADCANREVFVVDPMLATGGSSVAAIQMLKDKGVKNIRLMCIIAAPEGVKKMQEAHPDVDIYIGALDDHLNEHGYIVPGLGDAGDRIFGTK; encoded by the coding sequence ATGTCAAAAGTAGTAGTTATGGATCACCCGCTGATTCAGCACAAGATTGGAATTATCCGCAGGGAGGAGACCGGTTCTAAGGATTTCCGTACACTGGTCAGCGAGATTGCAATGCTGATGTGCTACGAGGCAACCAGAGACTTAAAGCTTACAGATGTGGAGATTAACACGCCGATCTGCAAGACCACGGTCAAAGAATTAAAGGGCAAAAAGCTTGCCGTTGTCCCGATCTTACGCGCCGGACTCGGCATGGTGGACGGTATGCTCAACATGATTCCGGCAGCCAAGGTCGGACATATTGGATTATACCGTGATCCTGAGACATTAGAGCCGGTAGAATATTACTGCAAGCTTCCGGCAGACTGCGCAAACAGAGAGGTGTTTGTGGTAGACCCGATGCTTGCGACAGGAGGATCTTCGGTTGCGGCGATTCAGATGTTAAAGGATAAAGGCGTAAAAAATATCCGCCTGATGTGCATTATCGCAGCACCGGAAGGTGTGAAAAAGATGCAGGAGGCACATCCGGATGTGGATATCTACATCGGCGCGCTCGACGATCATCTGAACGAGCACGGCTACATTGTACCGGGACTCGGAGATGCGGGAGATCGTATTTTCGGCACGAAATAG
- a CDS encoding arsenate reductase/protein-tyrosine-phosphatase family protein: MAAGILQECNLKHPVEILARGLVVLFPEPLNQKAETVMISNGINMDGFMSTQLTEEDFSEDALVLVMEHSQREKILEKYGHADPENVYVLTELVGDELEIIDPYGGTLQAYGLCYETMRKTILKLVNLLNESEDNGTD; the protein is encoded by the coding sequence ATGGCTGCAGGAATTCTGCAGGAATGCAATTTAAAACATCCGGTGGAAATACTTGCCAGGGGACTGGTGGTTTTATTTCCGGAACCATTGAATCAGAAGGCGGAAACTGTTATGATAAGCAATGGTATCAATATGGATGGATTCATGTCCACCCAGTTGACGGAGGAGGATTTTTCGGAGGATGCGCTCGTTTTAGTCATGGAACACAGCCAGAGAGAGAAGATTCTGGAAAAGTACGGGCACGCCGATCCGGAGAATGTCTATGTTCTTACGGAACTGGTAGGAGACGAACTTGAGATCATCGATCCCTACGGGGGGACGCTTCAGGCGTACGGACTCTGCTATGAGACGATGCGCAAGACGATCTTAAAGCTTGTGAACCTATTGAATGAAAGTGAAGATAACGGCACAGACTAG
- a CDS encoding L-threonylcarbamoyladenylate synthase, whose amino-acid sequence MQTKVVKIDSANIDDAAMKEACDLIRAGELVAFPTETVYGLGADALHPEASKKIYAAKGRPSDNPLIVHISKFEDLVSIAREVPPQAKKLADAFWPGPLTMIVWKNDRVPYETTGGMDTVAIRMPKHPVALRLIEGSGCLIAAPSANTSGKPSPTEASHVALDMDGRIPMILDGGPVGIGIESTIVDLSESTPMILRPGYITQEMLQEVLGEKVCMDPGIIASDSTRKPKAPGMKYKHYAPKADLVLVEGETDKVVARINELVREKQQLGQKVGVIATDETFLRYEADHVVSIGAREDEDAIARHLYKILREFDDWNVDAIYSESFATPRIGQAIMNRLLKAAGHQVIPV is encoded by the coding sequence ATGCAGACAAAGGTTGTTAAGATAGATTCTGCGAATATAGACGATGCAGCCATGAAAGAGGCGTGTGATCTGATCCGCGCGGGAGAGCTGGTGGCATTTCCGACGGAGACGGTATACGGACTGGGGGCGGATGCGCTGCACCCGGAGGCATCGAAAAAGATTTATGCGGCGAAGGGAAGACCTTCGGATAATCCGCTGATTGTACATATTTCAAAGTTTGAAGATCTGGTATCGATCGCGAGGGAGGTACCGCCGCAGGCGAAGAAGCTTGCGGACGCGTTCTGGCCGGGACCGCTTACCATGATCGTATGGAAAAATGACAGAGTCCCTTATGAGACCACGGGCGGGATGGATACCGTGGCAATCCGTATGCCGAAGCATCCGGTAGCGCTCCGGCTGATCGAGGGGAGCGGATGCCTGATTGCAGCGCCAAGCGCTAACACATCCGGCAAGCCGAGCCCTACCGAGGCGTCCCACGTGGCGCTTGATATGGACGGCAGAATACCGATGATTCTGGACGGAGGGCCGGTCGGCATCGGGATCGAGTCGACGATCGTTGATCTGAGCGAGTCGACGCCGATGATCCTGCGCCCGGGATATATCACACAGGAGATGCTGCAGGAGGTTCTCGGCGAGAAAGTCTGCATGGATCCGGGAATTATTGCGTCGGATTCCACCAGAAAGCCGAAAGCGCCCGGCATGAAGTACAAGCATTATGCGCCCAAGGCGGATCTTGTGCTGGTGGAGGGCGAGACGGACAAGGTCGTTGCCAGAATCAATGAGCTGGTCAGAGAAAAGCAGCAGCTCGGACAGAAAGTCGGAGTGATCGCTACGGATGAGACGTTTTTACGCTACGAGGCGGATCACGTTGTCAGCATCGGCGCCAGGGAAGATGAGGATGCCATTGCCAGACACCTGTATAAGATCCTGCGCGAGTTCGACGACTGGAATGTGGATGCGATCTACTCGGAGAGTTTTGCCACACCGCGCATCGGTCAGGCAATTATGAACCGTCTGCTGAAGGCGGCGGGGCATCAGGTGATTCCGGTATAG
- a CDS encoding aldose epimerase family protein, translating into MKITKSDFGTLNTGENIYIYHMENANGAYVEVINFGCRLVKIVVPDRDGKMTDVCLGFDSMEDYARDNASLGAVVGRVANRIKDGHFCLDGKEYQLAINNGSNHLHGGLIGYASKPWDAKIKDDKLILTMNSYDGEEGYPGNLTLSVTYGWSEDNELSLLYEASTDADTLLNVTSHGYFNLNGEGSSEVLSHELFIDADQITELDDSQAPTGRFLPVEGTPFDFRSMHTIGKLMDSDYEQYHKFGTYDHNFVINGTGFREAAVLQSKESGIRMTCFTDQPGMQLYVANQPIEVTGKNGTQYACHTSVCLETQHFPDAINHDNFPSIVLTPDEPFRSKTLYHFSTF; encoded by the coding sequence ATGAAGATTACAAAGTCAGATTTTGGCACATTAAACACAGGAGAAAATATTTATATATACCATATGGAGAACGCAAACGGCGCTTATGTGGAAGTCATCAATTTCGGCTGCCGTCTCGTAAAGATCGTGGTTCCGGACCGCGACGGAAAAATGACGGACGTCTGCCTCGGTTTCGATTCCATGGAAGATTACGCGCGCGACAACGCCAGCCTCGGCGCAGTTGTCGGCCGTGTTGCCAATCGTATCAAGGACGGTCATTTCTGTCTGGATGGCAAGGAATACCAGCTTGCCATCAACAACGGCTCCAACCATCTGCACGGCGGACTGATCGGCTACGCTTCCAAGCCCTGGGACGCAAAGATCAAGGATGACAAACTCATTTTAACCATGAATTCCTACGACGGCGAGGAAGGTTATCCGGGCAATCTCACACTTTCCGTAACCTACGGCTGGTCGGAGGACAATGAGCTGTCCCTTCTCTACGAAGCTTCCACGGATGCGGATACGCTGTTAAACGTTACCAGCCACGGCTATTTCAATCTGAACGGTGAAGGCTCCAGTGAGGTTTTATCCCACGAGCTTTTCATTGACGCCGATCAGATCACAGAGCTCGATGACTCACAGGCACCGACCGGCAGATTCCTTCCGGTAGAGGGAACGCCGTTTGATTTCCGCTCCATGCACACCATCGGAAAACTGATGGATTCCGACTACGAGCAGTATCACAAGTTCGGCACCTACGATCACAATTTCGTCATCAATGGCACCGGATTCCGTGAGGCAGCGGTTCTCCAGTCAAAGGAGAGCGGTATCCGCATGACATGCTTTACCGATCAGCCGGGTATGCAGCTGTATGTGGCAAACCAGCCGATCGAGGTCACCGGCAAGAACGGTACGCAATATGCCTGCCATACGAGCGTGTGTCTCGAGACACAGCATTTTCCGGACGCGATCAACCATGACAATTTCCCGAGCATCGTGCTGACACCGGATGAGCCGTTCCGTTCCAAGACACTGTATCATTTTTCAACATTCTAG
- a CDS encoding DUF362 domain-containing protein — protein sequence MAYVISDSCVSCGTCEPECPVGAISQGDSQFVIDAGSCVSCGTCAGVCPTGAISEG from the coding sequence ATGGCATACGTTATTTCTGATTCTTGTGTAAGCTGTGGAACATGCGAGCCGGAATGTCCAGTAGGAGCTATTTCTCAGGGAGACAGCCAGTTCGTAATCGATGCAGGTTCCTGCGTTAGCTGCGGAACATGTGCAGGAGTTTGTCCTACAGGAGCTATCAGCGAGGGTTAA
- a CDS encoding MerR family transcriptional regulator encodes MEKVRYMISDAANIVHVESHVLRYWEDELELNIPRNEMGHRYYTKENIAEFQRIKELKEQGYQLKAIRMIVHNGPIEGLTAEAPIPVGQAPLSAGAAAAIPQPVQPVAAQPAAVVQPVQQSVQPVQSAAPQQLPVKTTAESPQSILNNTDKMAQFTELMTEIVGKALAANNEELGQSISEEVGKQVIKEMNYLMREREEAEEDRFRRLDAAIRGNIRKKDEQKEKKLWKKKKPSQA; translated from the coding sequence ATGGAAAAGGTACGTTATATGATTTCCGATGCGGCAAATATCGTCCACGTCGAATCACATGTGTTACGTTACTGGGAAGATGAACTGGAACTGAATATTCCGCGCAATGAGATGGGACACCGGTATTATACGAAGGAAAACATTGCGGAATTTCAGAGAATCAAGGAACTAAAGGAACAGGGCTATCAGTTGAAGGCGATACGCATGATTGTACATAACGGACCGATCGAGGGGCTGACGGCAGAAGCACCGATTCCCGTGGGACAGGCACCGCTTTCTGCGGGAGCGGCCGCTGCAATCCCGCAGCCGGTACAACCGGTCGCGGCACAGCCGGCAGCAGTGGTACAGCCGGTGCAGCAATCCGTGCAGCCGGTGCAGTCCGCTGCACCCCAGCAGCTTCCGGTAAAAACGACCGCCGAGAGCCCGCAGAGTATTCTAAACAATACGGATAAGATGGCACAGTTCACAGAACTGATGACCGAGATAGTGGGAAAAGCGCTTGCCGCCAACAATGAAGAACTGGGGCAAAGCATCAGCGAGGAGGTAGGAAAACAGGTGATCAAGGAGATGAATTACCTCATGCGGGAGCGGGAAGAGGCAGAGGAGGACCGCTTCCGCAGGCTGGATGCTGCGATCCGTGGAAATATCCGCAAAAAGGACGAACAGAAAGAAAAGAAACTCTGGAAAAAGAAAAAGCCGTCACAAGCGTGA
- a CDS encoding recombinase family protein, with protein sequence MAEKRKLAFYIRLSDADEEVKEGTKDESNSITGQRKLLYAYIKKTEEFAGFEVLEYFDDGYSGTMFNNRAEFQRLIQDAELGRFECIIVKDFSRFGRDYLEVGNYLEFVFPAMGMRFISVNDNYDSDRNFGVTGGMDVAYKNLIYQLYSMDLSRKVKSARRTRNLSGEYTASFVCYGYKKDPDDKHKLIIDEEAAKVVVEIFSLIIAGYNASEVARILNERKIPTRVQNQWKNGINYVPVHNKGDYMWDNSEVIAIVQNEQYKGIMIQNKCETVGFGDNKKVRKRNKEDWSVVEGAIPRIVSDEMFDEVNKMLRVEARGIEKSTKKRKKNLFICPYCGRKLMNSSAVCTPKLLCPKRRMVRTGECQQIFMLKSEAQDKVLEITKEICRTLIQEEELKKASKDKRKVTSDEYLISELKAEYDRISNSTVSCYQSYREGKYTKEEYVQLRKTNQELLADLENQISDLQEKVANQEPDAEEKIEQLTQYSMLEQYDGDVLSNIIDKVLIYNDKDIEVVFKGENFIRNAV encoded by the coding sequence ATGGCTGAGAAAAGAAAATTAGCCTTTTATATCCGTCTCTCGGATGCGGATGAGGAGGTAAAAGAAGGAACAAAAGACGAAAGTAACAGTATTACAGGACAGAGAAAACTCTTGTATGCGTATATCAAGAAAACAGAGGAATTTGCAGGTTTTGAGGTACTGGAATACTTTGATGACGGATATTCGGGAACAATGTTCAATAACAGGGCAGAATTCCAAAGGCTCATACAGGACGCAGAGCTTGGAAGATTTGAATGTATCATAGTAAAAGACTTTTCACGATTTGGAAGGGATTACCTTGAAGTAGGCAACTATCTGGAGTTTGTATTCCCTGCAATGGGAATGAGGTTTATTTCTGTCAACGATAATTATGACAGTGACAGAAACTTTGGTGTTACCGGAGGAATGGATGTAGCTTATAAGAATCTGATTTACCAGCTTTACAGTATGGATTTATCAAGAAAGGTAAAGAGTGCCAGAAGGACAAGAAATCTGAGCGGCGAATACACGGCATCATTTGTCTGCTATGGATACAAGAAAGATCCAGACGATAAGCATAAGCTGATAATAGATGAAGAAGCTGCAAAGGTTGTTGTGGAGATATTTTCACTGATCATTGCAGGATATAATGCAAGTGAGGTTGCCCGCATATTAAATGAGAGAAAAATCCCGACAAGAGTTCAAAACCAGTGGAAGAATGGAATCAATTATGTTCCGGTTCATAATAAAGGGGATTATATGTGGGATAATTCAGAAGTTATAGCGATTGTCCAGAATGAGCAGTACAAAGGAATAATGATCCAGAATAAATGTGAAACTGTTGGTTTTGGAGATAATAAGAAGGTTCGCAAACGAAATAAAGAGGACTGGTCTGTTGTAGAAGGTGCAATACCAAGAATAGTAAGCGATGAAATGTTTGATGAAGTCAATAAAATGCTACGGGTTGAAGCCAGAGGGATTGAAAAGAGTACAAAGAAACGTAAGAAAAATCTTTTTATCTGCCCCTATTGTGGGAGAAAGCTGATGAATTCCAGTGCAGTATGTACACCGAAGCTCCTCTGTCCAAAACGCAGGATGGTAAGGACTGGCGAATGTCAGCAGATTTTTATGCTGAAGTCAGAAGCACAGGACAAGGTGCTGGAAATCACAAAGGAAATCTGTAGAACACTTATACAGGAAGAAGAACTTAAAAAGGCATCAAAGGATAAAAGGAAGGTGACAAGCGATGAGTATTTGATTAGTGAGCTTAAAGCGGAGTATGACAGAATATCAAACAGCACAGTTTCTTGTTATCAGTCATACAGAGAGGGAAAGTACACAAAAGAAGAATATGTGCAGTTAAGAAAAACAAACCAAGAGCTGTTAGCTGATCTGGAGAATCAGATATCAGATTTGCAGGAGAAAGTTGCAAATCAGGAGCCTGACGCAGAGGAGAAGATAGAACAGCTAACCCAGTATAGTATGCTGGAGCAGTATGACGGAGATGTACTTTCAAACATAATTGATAAGGTGCTCATTTACAACGACAAAGATATAGAAGTTGTGTTTAAGGGTGAGAACTTTATCCGAAATGCAGTGTAG
- a CDS encoding recombinase family protein yields MARKSRTQPKQSPDTLNVLSKVYKTAIYVRLSAEKDETRDRKTLINQRNLIKNFVDQQMDMEIHDIYMDDEISGTTFDRPEFERMMSDMRAGRINCIVVKDLSRLGRDYIETGNLVERVFPMMNIRFVAITDNYDSSKKDADLMVAVTNIANDLYAKDISKKISSSKQEAMEKGIPVGRVTYGYKVVLDENKVRVMVEDKEAADVVRWIFNEAEKGTLHSVIAAELNAKHILTPAQYKVRHNIEKLEKLRGVKWTVDTLSQILKNEVYIGRYVTGKDRVCLYRHEKRHTTNKDEWYVFENHHIALITKEQFYAVQKNKRKVIKPAKKQTVNMLKGKITCGCCGSSIHIHPEKYGKVYMCTHRKRYGKDSCNCLPVKVDDIYAAVLAVIKEQIQVFIDREKILKEHHNDSSVIRQEQVYTEAVNKCVKEMDRLMELKSGLYADYTEDLLDEKEYLQLNREYSQRIEKLKIQADEYRQAASQYESAEKTVAQLKAEMLRFKGKRKLTQEMVDLFVAQVRIYENKNLEIVLNYEDELKKFAELNMEREAG; encoded by the coding sequence ATGGCAAGGAAGTCAAGAACACAGCCGAAACAATCACCGGATACACTGAATGTATTATCCAAAGTGTATAAAACTGCCATATATGTGAGATTGTCTGCGGAAAAAGATGAAACGAGAGACAGAAAAACCCTGATCAATCAGAGAAATCTCATTAAGAACTTTGTGGATCAGCAGATGGATATGGAAATCCATGACATCTATATGGATGATGAAATTTCCGGTACAACATTCGACAGACCGGAATTTGAGCGTATGATGTCAGATATGAGGGCAGGAAGGATCAACTGCATTGTCGTAAAGGATTTGTCCCGCTTGGGTAGAGATTACATTGAAACGGGCAATCTGGTAGAGCGTGTATTCCCGATGATGAATATCCGCTTTGTAGCGATTACGGATAATTATGATTCCTCAAAGAAAGACGCAGACCTTATGGTTGCGGTCACGAATATAGCCAATGATCTGTATGCTAAGGATATTTCAAAGAAAATATCTTCCAGTAAGCAGGAAGCGATGGAAAAAGGTATTCCAGTTGGCAGAGTGACTTATGGGTATAAGGTGGTTCTTGATGAAAACAAAGTCAGGGTAATGGTTGAGGATAAGGAAGCCGCAGATGTTGTAAGGTGGATTTTTAATGAGGCAGAAAAAGGTACACTGCATTCTGTGATAGCGGCAGAACTGAATGCGAAGCATATCCTTACACCTGCCCAGTACAAAGTAAGGCATAATATAGAGAAACTTGAAAAGCTGCGTGGAGTTAAGTGGACTGTTGATACATTGTCACAGATTTTAAAGAATGAAGTCTATATTGGAAGATATGTGACAGGTAAAGACAGGGTATGCTTGTACAGACACGAAAAGAGGCATACTACCAATAAAGATGAGTGGTATGTTTTTGAAAATCATCATATTGCACTTATCACAAAGGAACAGTTCTATGCGGTGCAGAAGAACAAAAGAAAGGTAATAAAGCCAGCAAAAAAGCAGACCGTGAATATGCTGAAAGGCAAAATCACCTGCGGCTGTTGTGGAAGCAGTATCCATATCCACCCTGAGAAATATGGAAAGGTTTATATGTGTACGCATAGAAAAAGATATGGAAAGGACAGTTGCAACTGCCTGCCTGTAAAGGTAGACGATATATATGCAGCGGTGCTTGCTGTTATAAAGGAGCAGATACAGGTCTTTATTGACAGGGAAAAAATATTAAAGGAACATCACAATGACAGCAGTGTAATCAGACAGGAACAGGTATATACGGAAGCTGTGAATAAGTGTGTCAAGGAAATGGACAGACTTATGGAATTAAAGAGCGGTCTGTATGCTGATTACACGGAAGATTTGCTTGATGAAAAGGAATATCTGCAACTGAACAGGGAGTATTCACAGCGTATTGAGAAATTGAAGATACAGGCTGATGAATACAGGCAGGCGGCAAGTCAGTATGAAAGTGCTGAAAAGACCGTTGCCCAGTTAAAAGCTGAAATGCTCCGTTTTAAAGGAAAACGCAAGTTGACGCAGGAAATGGTCGATTTGTTTGTTGCACAGGTACGCATATACGAAAACAAGAATCTTGAGATCGTTTTGAACTATGAAGATGAACTGAAAAAATTCGCAGAACTGAATATGGAAAGAGAGGCAGGATAA
- a CDS encoding recombinase family protein, whose product MNNSKRIYRAAIYVRLSKEDGDLDDVRKAESNSISNQKSLILNYLKDKEDIEIVSIREDDGYSGATFDRPAFKLMMQDVKDGIIDCIVVKDLSRFAREYIDAGRYIERMFPAMGIRFIAINDAYDSADTQAQGNEIIIPFKNLINDAYCRDISIKIRSHLETKRQNGEFVGNYCVYGYKKSEIDHNVIVPDEYAGPVVQDIFHWIKNGMSLDAISDKLNALGILSPMAYKLSKGENYKTAFQKKDELLWTPVAVRRIATNIIYTGTLVQGKITTPNHKVKTRILKPQEKWAVCHNNHEALVSLRTFQIVQRLLSVDMRMAPGKDSIYLLSGIAVCADCGALMTRKVSTVNGKKYVYYMCSNNKKNKKCSSHRIKEADLESRVFDTLREMTATLLDADEVIKEAGNNANFRIDQKKTKERISAKEKEITKYNQMLVSLYEDYKDGIVDKSDFAIIKESFEVKRSEAEKAIDRLQKEAENIAAGIERDTEWLEEHRKWKTMPSLTRNVVVSLIQSVKVYEGGDIEIVLDCDDEYRKIVARAGELEKQQDTERLVV is encoded by the coding sequence ATGAACAATTCTAAAAGAATTTACAGAGCAGCCATCTATGTTAGATTATCTAAGGAAGATGGCGATCTTGATGATGTGAGAAAAGCTGAAAGTAACAGTATCTCAAATCAGAAATCCCTGATACTTAATTATTTAAAAGACAAAGAAGATATTGAAATAGTATCAATCCGTGAGGATGACGGCTATTCAGGGGCAACTTTTGACCGTCCGGCATTTAAACTTATGATGCAGGATGTGAAAGACGGTATTATAGACTGTATCGTTGTAAAAGATCTTTCGAGGTTTGCAAGAGAGTATATCGACGCAGGGAGATACATTGAGCGGATGTTTCCTGCAATGGGGATACGATTTATAGCGATCAATGATGCCTATGACAGTGCAGATACACAGGCACAGGGAAACGAGATAATCATTCCGTTTAAGAATCTTATCAATGACGCTTATTGCAGGGATATTTCCATAAAAATCCGAAGCCACCTTGAAACAAAGAGACAGAACGGAGAATTTGTAGGAAATTACTGTGTCTATGGCTACAAGAAATCTGAGATTGACCATAATGTGATTGTTCCTGACGAATATGCTGGTCCGGTGGTTCAGGATATTTTCCACTGGATAAAGAACGGAATGAGCCTTGATGCCATAAGTGACAAGCTGAATGCTCTTGGTATTCTCTCACCTATGGCATATAAGCTCAGCAAGGGAGAGAATTATAAGACAGCATTTCAGAAGAAAGACGAGCTGTTGTGGACTCCTGTTGCTGTAAGGCGTATTGCAACGAATATTATTTATACAGGAACGCTTGTACAGGGCAAAATCACAACACCTAACCATAAGGTTAAAACAAGGATATTAAAGCCACAGGAGAAATGGGCAGTATGCCACAACAATCACGAGGCACTGGTATCTTTAAGAACATTCCAGATTGTACAGCGTCTGTTGTCAGTGGATATGAGAATGGCACCGGGGAAAGACTCTATCTATCTTTTATCCGGAATAGCAGTATGTGCCGATTGTGGAGCACTTATGACACGAAAGGTGTCTACGGTAAATGGGAAAAAGTATGTTTACTATATGTGTTCCAATAACAAGAAGAATAAGAAGTGCAGCTCCCACAGGATAAAAGAGGCAGACTTGGAAAGCCGTGTATTTGATACCTTGAGGGAAATGACAGCAACACTTCTGGACGCTGATGAAGTGATAAAGGAAGCTGGCAACAATGCCAATTTCAGAATAGACCAGAAAAAGACAAAAGAGAGGATCAGTGCAAAAGAGAAAGAGATAACCAAATATAATCAGATGCTTGTTTCACTTTATGAGGACTACAAAGATGGAATCGTTGATAAATCAGACTTTGCGATTATCAAGGAGAGCTTTGAAGTAAAAAGGTCTGAAGCGGAAAAGGCAATCGACAGGTTACAGAAAGAAGCAGAAAACATTGCTGCCGGAATTGAAAGAGATACCGAGTGGCTGGAAGAACACAGGAAATGGAAAACAATGCCTTCTCTTACCCGTAATGTGGTAGTGAGCCTTATACAGTCCGTAAAGGTATATGAGGGCGGTGATATAGAAATCGTACTGGATTGTGACGATGAATACAGGAAAATCGTTGCAAGAGCCGGGGAGCTGGAAAAACAGCAGGATACGGAAAGGCTGGTGGTCTAA
- a CDS encoding DUF6870 family protein, with protein sequence MTVEQLDKISAQRLEDVDIDTLVEVNSIKYADGMPVEKKVAGMIAKTGNPYFRRSGKSKIKISFSDNGESLKDNYIAMLANV encoded by the coding sequence ATGACAGTTGAACAGTTGGACAAAATATCGGCACAGAGATTAGAAGATGTGGATATTGATACATTGGTGGAAGTAAACAGCATAAAGTACGCTGACGGAATGCCTGTGGAAAAGAAGGTTGCGGGAATGATTGCAAAGACAGGTAATCCGTATTTCCGCAGATCAGGAAAGAGCAAAATTAAGATTTCATTTTCTGATAACGGGGAAAGCCTGAAAGACAATTATATTGCTATGCTTGCCAATGTATAG